One Echinicola strongylocentroti DNA window includes the following coding sequences:
- a CDS encoding nucleotidyltransferase family protein, translating to MNKPNKKSYAVNTGKYGIIVLAAGNSTRLGRDKQTLLVQGETLLKRASKTAVAAQPDQVVVVLGEKAHLHQRELHGLEVSIVINSDSSEGIASSIRTGIRHLQSLDQDIDYALIMLCDQPYVTSGHLKAIIDRQHETKARIVASRYQKRAGVPVLFHKRFFSSLLKLKGDSGAKQFLLEAEDLITVELLNGEVDIDTMEDYLRLQISNS from the coding sequence ATGAATAAGCCCAATAAGAAGTCCTATGCTGTAAATACAGGGAAATATGGCATCATTGTTTTGGCTGCTGGTAATTCCACTAGGCTCGGGAGGGACAAGCAAACATTACTGGTCCAAGGGGAAACTTTGCTCAAGAGAGCCTCCAAAACAGCAGTGGCCGCTCAGCCTGATCAGGTAGTAGTGGTGCTGGGAGAAAAGGCCCATTTGCATCAAAGAGAACTACATGGGCTGGAGGTCTCCATTGTTATCAATTCTGATTCTAGCGAGGGGATTGCTTCCTCTATTAGAACAGGGATACGCCACCTACAATCACTTGATCAGGATATAGATTATGCACTGATAATGCTGTGTGACCAACCCTATGTCACCAGTGGACATTTGAAGGCCATAATTGACCGTCAGCACGAAACGAAAGCAAGGATCGTTGCCAGCAGGTACCAAAAACGGGCAGGCGTTCCTGTTCTTTTTCATAAGCGTTTTTTTTCCAGTTTGCTGAAATTAAAGGGGGATTCGGGAGCCAAACAGTTCCTTTTAGAAGCGGAAGATTTAATAACGGTAGAACTTTTAAATGGAGAAGTGGACATTGATACCATGGAGGACTATTTGAGATTACAAATCTCGAACAGCTAA
- a CDS encoding flavodoxin, producing MRFFFLLIFLFGSLNCTSQTQTELNTNAVETTPDKILIVYLTRTKNTKAVAEMIEAKVGGTLLSLELETPYPEDYEAIVAQVAEENETGTLPPLKTEVDLSQYETIFVGFPTWGMQLPPPVKTFLNENDLSGKTVIPFNTNAGYGVGSSFETVNKLCPESNILEGYATRGGIERDGVLFVMEGEKEMEVSKEVNDWLNSLGF from the coding sequence ATGAGATTCTTCTTTCTGCTTATTTTCCTTTTTGGCTCCCTGAATTGCACCAGCCAGACCCAGACTGAGCTCAATACCAATGCGGTGGAAACAACCCCGGACAAAATTCTCATCGTGTATCTCACACGCACTAAAAACACCAAGGCAGTGGCAGAGATGATTGAGGCAAAAGTGGGTGGAACCTTGTTAAGTCTGGAATTGGAGACTCCCTACCCCGAGGATTATGAAGCCATTGTCGCACAGGTTGCTGAGGAGAACGAGACCGGAACACTACCGCCCTTAAAGACCGAAGTTGACCTTTCCCAATACGAAACCATCTTTGTTGGTTTTCCGACTTGGGGCATGCAGCTACCGCCACCGGTGAAAACATTCCTAAATGAAAATGACCTCAGTGGGAAAACCGTCATTCCCTTTAACACCAATGCAGGTTACGGAGTCGGGAGCAGCTTTGAAACGGTTAACAAACTCTGCCCGGAAAGCAATATCTTGGAAGGTTATGCTACTAGGGGCGGAATCGAACGCGACGGAGTGTTATTTGTCATGGAAGGAGAAAAAGAGATGGAAGTGAGCAAAGAGGTCAATGATTGGCTGAACAGCCTGGGGTTCTAA
- a CDS encoding alpha/beta hydrolase, protein MLKTSLLYILLTLTLAFPSFGQKAPIVLVDQGSFAVGGKVITAPGTFDPIAHGAFNPGNQSSAGQTLHGDHAYVFYQVPKNSKKLPLIFWHGYGQFSKTWETTPDGREGFQNIFLRKKYPDYLLDQPRRGRAGRSTVAGNISAAPDDQLWFGIFRLGVGTAFYPGVQFDKSPETLDQFLRQITPDTGPIDFNANTAAVTALFDRIGNGILVTHSHSGGQGWLTALKTDHIKGIVSYEPGSNFVFPEGSVPEPIPYVGGVLKAVGVPMDKFKKLTQIPIVIYYGDYIPAEPVENPAQEQWRAALQMAKRWTKTVNENGGDVTLVHLPEIGIEGNTHFPFSDLNNIQIAELMAEWLRQKGLDK, encoded by the coding sequence ATGCTAAAAACCAGCTTATTATATATCCTGCTTACACTAACCCTTGCTTTCCCTTCCTTTGGACAGAAAGCGCCAATTGTCCTAGTGGACCAAGGGAGTTTTGCGGTGGGAGGAAAAGTAATCACTGCTCCGGGTACCTTTGACCCAATTGCGCACGGAGCTTTCAATCCCGGCAATCAAAGTTCTGCAGGGCAGACACTCCATGGAGATCATGCTTATGTCTTTTATCAGGTACCAAAAAATTCAAAGAAACTTCCTTTGATTTTTTGGCATGGCTATGGGCAATTTTCGAAAACCTGGGAAACCACCCCTGATGGAAGAGAGGGCTTTCAAAATATCTTTTTACGAAAGAAATACCCTGATTACCTCCTCGACCAACCCAGACGTGGAAGGGCCGGTCGCAGTACTGTCGCGGGAAACATTTCCGCAGCTCCAGATGACCAGCTTTGGTTTGGCATTTTTCGCTTAGGCGTTGGAACAGCATTCTATCCAGGGGTTCAGTTTGACAAAAGTCCCGAAACATTGGACCAGTTTTTAAGACAGATTACTCCTGATACAGGACCAATAGATTTTAACGCAAACACAGCGGCTGTCACTGCCCTGTTCGATCGAATCGGAAACGGAATATTGGTTACCCATTCCCATAGCGGAGGACAAGGCTGGCTGACAGCCTTAAAAACAGATCATATAAAAGGAATTGTCTCCTACGAACCAGGTAGCAATTTTGTCTTTCCGGAAGGGAGTGTGCCAGAACCGATTCCTTATGTGGGCGGAGTTCTTAAGGCTGTCGGTGTACCAATGGATAAATTCAAAAAACTGACCCAAATCCCCATCGTGATATATTATGGAGATTATATTCCCGCAGAGCCTGTAGAAAACCCAGCTCAGGAACAATGGAGAGCTGCTTTGCAAATGGCAAAACGCTGGACCAAAACAGTCAATGAAAATGGTGGTGATGTCACTTTGGTCCATTTACCTGAAATCGGCATCGAAGGAAATACCCACTTTCCATTTTCAGATTTAAACAATATTCAAATAGCCGAATTGATGGCCGAATGGCTCAGGCAAAAAGGCTTGGACAAATAA
- a CDS encoding efflux RND transporter periplasmic adaptor subunit yields the protein MKKYIYHYSNMKTFSRLSLALAAAMTFSCGPQESELEAKKAQLKEYKDQYHELKSSISALEKEIAAEDSTFAKNNRKSVLVTTVKAKNQPFKHYLEVTGSVLSKKNVNISAEVAGRIEQIEVHEGMRAAKGEVLVNIDGESIDNNISELETQLDLASTLYEKQKRLWDREIGTEVQYLEAKNRVESLEKNLATLKTQKDKTTIRAPYHGTVEEVMVKLGELVQPGMPIINFVGESDLYIEADISEAYVGVLEQGDSVRVEFPSLGRDIKTKVTAVGAIINPSNRTFKVEVFLPRLKHIKPNMISVLRIKDYENKEATTVPTNLIQQDNKGEYVYVVTNGQAKKTYIKKGETYHRVSEIKEGLSGGEVLIDKGFREVAEGSKVQIVES from the coding sequence ATGAAAAAATACATATACCATTATAGCAATATGAAAACCTTTTCCAGATTATCATTGGCATTAGCGGCCGCGATGACTTTTTCCTGCGGACCGCAGGAATCTGAGCTGGAGGCCAAAAAAGCCCAGTTGAAAGAATACAAGGATCAGTACCATGAACTGAAAAGCAGCATTTCAGCGCTTGAAAAGGAGATTGCCGCTGAGGATTCGACTTTTGCCAAGAACAACAGGAAGTCGGTTTTGGTGACTACCGTGAAGGCAAAAAACCAACCATTCAAACATTATCTGGAGGTGACCGGATCAGTGCTTTCCAAAAAGAACGTCAATATCAGTGCTGAAGTGGCCGGAAGGATAGAGCAGATCGAAGTACATGAAGGCATGCGTGCTGCCAAAGGAGAGGTATTGGTGAACATTGATGGTGAGTCCATCGATAACAATATCTCTGAACTGGAGACACAGCTGGACCTGGCCTCTACCCTGTATGAAAAGCAGAAGCGTCTATGGGACCGGGAAATTGGCACGGAAGTGCAGTACCTTGAAGCCAAAAACAGGGTAGAGTCCTTGGAGAAAAATCTCGCAACCCTGAAGACCCAAAAGGATAAAACTACTATCCGTGCGCCCTATCATGGCACGGTAGAAGAAGTGATGGTGAAACTAGGGGAACTCGTGCAGCCGGGAATGCCGATCATTAATTTTGTGGGAGAAAGTGACCTGTATATCGAAGCGGATATATCCGAGGCTTATGTAGGGGTGTTGGAACAAGGCGATTCGGTGAGAGTGGAATTCCCTTCTCTTGGTCGTGACATAAAGACCAAAGTGACTGCCGTGGGAGCCATCATCAATCCAAGCAACAGGACGTTCAAGGTAGAAGTGTTCCTGCCAAGGCTCAAGCATATCAAACCTAATATGATTTCGGTGCTTCGGATCAAGGATTATGAAAACAAAGAGGCTACTACTGTGCCTACCAATCTAATCCAGCAGGACAATAAAGGAGAATATGTCTATGTGGTGACCAATGGGCAAGCCAAGAAAACATATATCAAGAAAGGAGAAACCTACCATAGGGTTTCTGAAATCAAGGAGGGACTTTCAGGAGGAGAAGTACTGATAGACAAAGGGTTCAGAGAAGTCGCTGAAGGTTCCAAAGTTCAAATCGTCGAAAGTTAA
- a CDS encoding efflux RND transporter permease subunit, translating into MAEQQQDKNVTREFGLSSLAINNKTSVIILSLIITFMGLYAYQTMPKESFPEIVIPTVYVGTSYPGNSPVDMENLITRPIEKELKSLKDVKTIESTSIQDYSTIIIEFNPGVDISRALQDTKDAVDKSKSELPTDLDQDPNIFELDFSEMPIMFVNLSGNYAQEELKEFGEYLEDEIEALPEISSADLTGTIEREIQVNADLFKMEAMEVSFGDIADAISSENVTISGGNILSGDFRRALRITGEFEDPDELNDIIVKSEGGNIIYLKDVAEVKDTYKERESYARASKLPVVTVNVIKRGGENLLAASDKIKEILEEAENNHFPSDLKVSITNDQSKVTRSMVANLENSIISGIILVIIVLMFFMGFRNALFVGIAIPLSMFISFMVLNAFGVTLNMMVLFSMILALGMLVDNGIVVVENVYRLMQEGKTPIRAAKEGVGEVAWPIITSTATTVAAFIPLAFWQDIMGEFMKYLPITLIIVLSSSLFVGLVINPVVTAMFMKIQNLDDVKPKKRSFIVAGTLLTIAAICYIAQVFTMANIALIAAIITLVNAVFMKKAIRWFQQVFLVWLEEKYEGMLSFALRGRKPYLFFFGMFGVLILSLVLLMVRSPKVEFFPSSDPNYVNIFIEYPIGTDIEATNEFSEKVEDEVMELIKPHRDIVEAFIAQVGEGTSDPSEGPSMGVTPHKAMLTVSFVEYQYRDGKNTTKIMEELREAMAKYPGVQITVDKEQNGPPVGKPINIEVSGEDYEKLVTEVEDIREFIKGANIEGIEELKMDLQTGKPELIVNINREKARRFGLSTSTIANELRTAIFGLEVSKYKEGEDDYPIQLRLAEKYRYDVDALVNKKIYFMDKFGNKRHIPITSVANFEYSSTYGSVKRKDLDKVITIYSNVNEGFNPTEINNRIRSRLDDYELPDGMDIKFTGEQEEQAKSMEFLVRAMMIAVAAIFLIIVAQFNSLMTPFIIMCSVILSTIGVFIGLATFNMDFVVIMTGIGIISLAGVVVNNAIVLIDYTNLVRERKRSDRKLGEDEHLTYDDLVASIVEGGKTRLRPVLLTAITTILGLIPMAIGMNIDFFTLLSDFDPQFYVGGDNADFWGPMAWTVIFGLTFATFLTLVIVPVMYLLADKINIAIRRK; encoded by the coding sequence ATGGCAGAACAACAACAAGATAAGAATGTGACCAGGGAATTTGGGCTGTCCTCGCTAGCGATCAATAACAAGACCAGTGTGATCATCCTTTCGCTGATCATCACTTTTATGGGATTGTATGCGTACCAAACGATGCCCAAAGAGAGTTTCCCTGAAATCGTCATCCCTACCGTGTATGTAGGAACCAGCTACCCGGGCAACTCCCCGGTGGATATGGAAAACCTCATTACACGTCCCATTGAGAAGGAGCTTAAATCACTCAAGGATGTGAAGACCATCGAGTCCACTTCCATACAGGATTATTCCACCATTATCATTGAGTTTAATCCCGGCGTGGATATCTCCAGGGCGCTACAGGACACCAAGGATGCAGTGGACAAGTCCAAGAGCGAATTGCCCACGGACCTGGATCAGGATCCTAATATTTTCGAGCTTGACTTCTCGGAGATGCCGATCATGTTTGTGAATCTTTCGGGGAATTACGCGCAGGAAGAACTGAAGGAGTTTGGGGAGTACTTGGAAGACGAGATAGAGGCCTTGCCCGAAATCTCCAGTGCCGACCTTACCGGTACCATCGAGCGTGAGATCCAAGTGAATGCCGATCTGTTCAAGATGGAAGCCATGGAGGTGAGCTTTGGGGATATTGCCGATGCTATTTCTTCGGAAAACGTGACGATCTCTGGCGGAAACATCCTTAGCGGTGATTTTCGCAGGGCACTGAGGATTACTGGGGAGTTTGAAGACCCTGATGAGCTCAATGATATTATCGTCAAAAGTGAAGGGGGAAATATCATTTACCTCAAGGATGTAGCTGAGGTGAAAGATACTTATAAGGAACGTGAAAGTTATGCCCGTGCTTCCAAGCTGCCAGTGGTCACTGTCAATGTGATCAAAAGAGGCGGGGAAAACCTATTGGCAGCTAGTGACAAGATCAAAGAAATACTGGAGGAAGCCGAAAACAACCATTTTCCTTCCGACTTAAAAGTCAGTATTACGAATGACCAATCCAAGGTGACCCGAAGTATGGTGGCCAACCTGGAAAACAGTATCATTTCAGGGATTATCTTGGTTATTATCGTGCTGATGTTTTTCATGGGCTTTAGAAATGCGCTGTTCGTGGGAATAGCCATTCCACTTTCCATGTTCATCTCCTTTATGGTCCTCAATGCCTTTGGGGTGACACTGAACATGATGGTGCTATTTTCGATGATCCTCGCACTGGGTATGCTGGTGGATAACGGAATTGTGGTCGTCGAAAATGTCTACAGGCTGATGCAAGAAGGCAAGACGCCAATACGGGCAGCCAAGGAAGGAGTAGGAGAAGTCGCTTGGCCGATCATCACCTCTACGGCCACGACTGTAGCGGCATTTATCCCGTTGGCCTTTTGGCAAGATATCATGGGGGAATTCATGAAATACCTTCCCATTACCCTGATCATTGTCCTTTCTTCATCGCTGTTTGTCGGTTTGGTCATTAACCCAGTGGTGACGGCGATGTTTATGAAAATCCAAAACCTGGACGATGTAAAGCCCAAAAAACGGTCCTTCATAGTAGCAGGCACTTTGCTGACCATTGCAGCCATCTGCTATATCGCCCAAGTGTTTACCATGGCCAATATCGCTTTGATAGCAGCCATCATCACGCTGGTCAATGCAGTCTTTATGAAAAAGGCCATTCGATGGTTCCAACAAGTATTTTTGGTGTGGCTGGAAGAAAAATATGAAGGGATGCTGTCCTTTGCCCTTCGTGGCAGGAAGCCCTATCTGTTTTTCTTTGGAATGTTCGGAGTGTTGATTCTTTCGTTGGTGCTATTAATGGTAAGGTCTCCAAAAGTGGAGTTTTTCCCGAGCAGTGACCCTAACTACGTGAATATCTTTATCGAATATCCCATAGGTACAGACATCGAGGCGACCAATGAATTCAGTGAAAAAGTGGAAGATGAGGTGATGGAGTTGATCAAGCCGCACAGGGATATTGTGGAGGCATTTATCGCCCAAGTGGGAGAAGGCACGAGCGACCCTTCCGAAGGGCCGAGTATGGGGGTAACCCCACACAAGGCGATGCTGACGGTGAGTTTTGTCGAATACCAATACCGAGACGGTAAGAACACCACCAAGATCATGGAGGAACTCCGGGAGGCCATGGCAAAATACCCTGGGGTACAGATCACTGTGGACAAGGAACAAAACGGCCCACCAGTCGGCAAACCAATTAATATTGAAGTAAGTGGTGAAGATTATGAAAAACTGGTGACTGAAGTGGAAGATATCCGGGAGTTTATCAAAGGAGCCAATATAGAGGGGATCGAAGAGTTGAAGATGGACCTTCAGACGGGCAAGCCCGAGCTGATCGTCAATATCAACAGGGAAAAAGCCAGGCGATTTGGGCTGTCCACCTCGACAATTGCCAATGAACTGAGAACGGCCATCTTCGGTCTGGAAGTTTCTAAGTACAAAGAAGGTGAAGACGACTACCCGATCCAGTTGAGGCTGGCAGAGAAATACCGCTATGATGTAGATGCCTTGGTCAACAAGAAAATCTATTTTATGGACAAGTTTGGCAATAAAAGGCATATCCCTATTACTTCAGTAGCGAATTTTGAATACAGCTCCACCTACGGTTCGGTGAAGCGAAAAGACTTGGACAAGGTCATTACCATTTACTCCAATGTCAACGAAGGGTTCAACCCAACGGAGATCAATAACCGGATCAGGTCCAGACTGGATGATTATGAACTTCCCGATGGTATGGATATCAAGTTTACTGGTGAGCAGGAAGAGCAGGCCAAGTCCATGGAGTTTCTTGTGCGGGCGATGATGATCGCTGTAGCAGCCATATTCCTGATTATTGTTGCCCAGTTCAATTCCCTGATGACACCATTTATCATTATGTGCTCGGTTATTTTGAGTACAATAGGTGTGTTTATCGGTCTTGCTACATTTAACATGGATTTTGTAGTGATCATGACCGGAATCGGGATCATCTCACTGGCAGGGGTAGTGGTAAATAATGCCATTGTACTGATCGATTACACGAATTTGGTAAGAGAACGAAAACGCTCCGACAGAAAATTGGGAGAGGACGAACACCTCACCTATGACGACTTGGTGGCAAGTATAGTCGAAGGGGGCAAGACGCGTCTTCGTCCTGTATTGTTGACTGCTATTACCACTATCCTGGGCTTAATTCCGATGGCGATCGGGATGAACATTGACTTCTTTACCTTACTATCGGATTTTGACCCTCAGTTTTACGTAGGAGGTGATAATGCGGATTTTTGGGGACCAATGGCTTGGACCGTAATATTTGGGCTAACCTTTGCGACCTTTTTAACGTTAGTAATTGTACCTGTCATGTATTTATTGGCAGACAAAATCAATATAGCTATTAGAAGAAAATAG
- a CDS encoding sensor histidine kinase, protein MKNSFISRPAFYALHVLFWLCYGAILYAALSGWIYSSEQLWGAVVSDVLTSSSIAYLNYYLLLPRLYRKGKYTAYILASIGIVVVIVLLRVSLLGMTHRSVAYTYFIRSVPAIGFYLITTVIWFFANMISAQRKEIELRNSQLASELKFLKLQLSPHFLFNTLNNIYSMAYFQDHNTAPAIMKLSEMMRHMLYEDQGKFVSLKKEILFMENFIELWRLKLDEKPVIVFKHEGVKDRHRIAHLIFLVFLENAFKHGNTVDGKIDIRLTIDSEDKLHFFISNDVIKARKTAEEESGVGLSNVKKRLNLIYPRKHTLMLDQDASSFIVKLTIDLK, encoded by the coding sequence ATGAAAAATAGTTTCATATCTCGTCCGGCATTCTATGCGCTCCATGTCCTTTTCTGGCTGTGTTATGGGGCTATACTGTATGCTGCACTTAGTGGTTGGATCTATTCTTCTGAGCAACTCTGGGGTGCAGTGGTCTCTGATGTGCTGACTTCTTCGTCCATTGCTTACTTGAATTATTACCTGCTGTTGCCGAGGCTTTATAGAAAAGGGAAATACACAGCTTATATTTTGGCTTCTATTGGTATAGTGGTGGTCATAGTGCTCTTGCGGGTAAGTCTCCTGGGGATGACCCACCGGTCTGTGGCGTACACCTATTTTATCAGGTCGGTTCCGGCAATTGGCTTTTACCTTATCACCACGGTTATTTGGTTTTTTGCCAATATGATCTCCGCACAGAGAAAGGAAATCGAACTTAGAAATAGTCAACTGGCGTCGGAATTGAAGTTCCTGAAGCTTCAACTGAGCCCACATTTCCTGTTCAATACGCTGAACAATATTTATTCAATGGCTTATTTTCAAGACCACAACACGGCTCCAGCGATCATGAAGCTTTCTGAAATGATGCGTCATATGTTATATGAGGATCAGGGAAAGTTTGTATCGCTTAAAAAGGAGATCCTGTTTATGGAAAATTTCATTGAACTGTGGAGGTTAAAGCTGGATGAAAAGCCGGTCATAGTTTTTAAGCATGAGGGAGTCAAAGACAGGCACAGGATTGCCCATTTGATTTTCTTGGTTTTTCTGGAAAACGCCTTTAAACACGGAAATACCGTGGACGGGAAAATAGACATTAGACTGACCATAGATAGTGAAGATAAGCTACACTTCTTCATCAGCAATGATGTGATCAAAGCACGCAAGACGGCAGAAGAAGAAAGTGGGGTAGGCCTATCAAATGTAAAAAAGAGACTGAACCTGATTTATCCAAGAAAGCACACGTTGATGTTGGATCAGGACGCTAGCTCTTTTATAGTTAAACTAACCATAGATTTGAAATGA
- a CDS encoding LytR/AlgR family response regulator transcription factor, which produces MKYQILIVDDEPPARKLLLDYVSKVGMLELAGVCSNGEEAMVFLKEKPVDILLLDIRMPLMTGMDLLNELTDKPLTIFVTAYEEYAVKGYELDVIDYLMKPVSFERFRKAIDKALEYLSVQVLAEDTAEKLDYFFIKTDTRIVKFLFAEIQAIEAQREYVKIITPTRKVMSLVSLTNIANALPGEFVRIHRSFIINMRHIDEVESNEVLIGEEFYPISRNYREEFFKKLEERKLL; this is translated from the coding sequence ATGAAATACCAGATCCTTATAGTCGATGACGAGCCACCCGCAAGGAAGTTGCTTTTGGACTACGTTTCCAAAGTCGGAATGTTGGAGCTGGCCGGTGTATGTAGCAACGGGGAGGAGGCCATGGTGTTTTTGAAGGAGAAGCCCGTTGATATTCTTTTGCTGGATATCCGTATGCCCCTGATGACAGGCATGGATTTACTGAATGAATTGACGGATAAACCACTCACGATATTTGTGACGGCCTATGAAGAATATGCCGTAAAAGGCTATGAGCTGGATGTGATCGATTACCTGATGAAGCCGGTATCTTTCGAACGGTTCAGAAAAGCCATCGACAAGGCGCTGGAATACCTTTCCGTTCAAGTGTTGGCCGAAGATACGGCAGAAAAACTCGATTACTTTTTTATCAAAACGGACACGAGGATTGTGAAATTCCTGTTTGCAGAAATACAGGCTATTGAGGCACAAAGAGAGTATGTGAAAATCATCACACCAACCAGAAAAGTAATGTCCTTGGTCTCGCTGACCAATATTGCCAATGCACTTCCAGGGGAGTTTGTGCGGATACACCGGTCATTTATCATCAATATGCGACATATCGATGAAGTAGAGTCCAATGAAGTATTGATAGGGGAAGAGTTCTATCCGATCAGTAGGAACTATCGGGAGGAGTTTTTCAAAAAACTGGAAGAAAGGAAGTTGCTGTAG
- a CDS encoding molybdenum cofactor biosynthesis protein MoaE, which produces MEKVNKIKDIFVNGAISPDKIAKSIANHSGKTAIGAHSIFLGQIRADEKDGKSVVSMEYTAYRDMALEKAREIREEAFSKYDLTCLHIYHSLGEVKVGEICLFVFTSSPHRKAAITACNELVERIKSDLPIWGKEVLDDDSEQWKVNR; this is translated from the coding sequence ATGGAAAAAGTAAATAAAATCAAGGACATTTTTGTAAACGGCGCTATATCTCCGGATAAAATCGCCAAGTCAATAGCTAACCATAGTGGCAAAACCGCAATAGGTGCACATTCCATATTTTTGGGGCAAATCCGGGCAGACGAAAAGGATGGGAAAAGTGTGGTATCCATGGAATATACAGCCTATAGAGATATGGCGCTGGAGAAGGCAAGGGAAATTAGAGAAGAAGCTTTTTCCAAATATGACCTTACCTGTTTACATATTTACCATAGCTTGGGAGAAGTGAAGGTGGGCGAGATCTGCTTGTTTGTATTTACGTCTTCCCCCCACCGGAAGGCGGCAATAACGGCCTGCAATGAACTGGTGGAACGCATCAAATCAGACCTTCCCATTTGGGGCAAAGAGGTACTTGATGACGATAGCGAGCAATGGAAAGTAAATAGGTAA
- a CDS encoding nuclear transport factor 2 family protein, with amino-acid sequence MKKHLFVLTLILLSATYSFAQSATEQEIKKLSMDKWQWMADKDVAKLEKLFDDKAKFVHMSGSWKKDRELEIIESGSIWYKKAKVHDTAIEISGKTAVVWNRITLTAFVRGSDVTTEFTVTEVYQKQETEWKMLALTFSSVRDTHEIEH; translated from the coding sequence ATGAAAAAACACCTATTTGTATTGACCCTCATTCTACTCAGCGCTACCTACTCCTTTGCCCAATCGGCTACTGAGCAGGAAATCAAAAAACTCTCCATGGACAAATGGCAATGGATGGCTGATAAAGATGTGGCGAAACTGGAAAAGCTCTTTGACGACAAAGCCAAATTTGTCCACATGAGCGGAAGTTGGAAAAAAGACCGCGAACTGGAAATCATCGAATCCGGAAGTATATGGTATAAAAAGGCAAAGGTGCATGATACGGCCATTGAGATTTCAGGAAAAACTGCAGTGGTATGGAACCGAATCACCTTGACCGCTTTCGTAAGAGGCAGCGATGTAACCACTGAATTTACCGTGACCGAAGTCTATCAAAAGCAGGAAACAGAATGGAAAATGCTGGCCTTGACATTCAGCAGCGTCAGGGACACGCACGAGATCGAACATTAA
- a CDS encoding nuclear transport factor 2 family protein, whose product MKKTIIGFFLLFFAAQLTYAQEDASKQAIIELSKAKWQWMADKDAEKLAELFDEKAVFVHMGGSWGKEQEVNIIRSGGIWYKKADIHEVSVEIIDNTAILLNRITLIAEVGGNEVTNPFEVTEVYIKKAEGWKLGSLSFTKLMGSGNH is encoded by the coding sequence ATGAAAAAGACAATTATAGGGTTCTTCCTTCTCTTTTTTGCCGCTCAATTGACCTATGCACAGGAGGATGCGAGCAAACAAGCAATTATCGAGCTATCCAAAGCCAAATGGCAGTGGATGGCCGACAAGGACGCAGAAAAACTCGCCGAGCTTTTTGACGAAAAAGCTGTTTTCGTCCACATGGGCGGCTCCTGGGGCAAGGAACAAGAAGTGAACATTATCCGCAGTGGTGGGATCTGGTACAAAAAAGCCGATATCCATGAAGTATCTGTGGAGATCATCGATAATACCGCCATCTTGCTGAACCGCATCACCTTGATAGCCGAAGTGGGAGGAAACGAAGTGACCAATCCATTTGAGGTCACGGAAGTGTACATCAAAAAAGCTGAAGGATGGAAGCTCGGGTCTCTCTCCTTCACCAAACTGATGGGATCCGGGAACCATTAA